AATTTGCAACTTCTCTTTGTTTTATCTCCACAGATAAAAGCAGTATTGTAGACAGTGTAGTAATGCGTGAGACAGGTTGCTGGGATAGTTTTTGAGCAAATCTGCAGTTTCTTTAACCTTGACATGGTGTTGTCTTTGTCACAAATGAACTTTAGCTGAGCTTTTCTTCCgtgtgcatcagtgtttgtAACTACCATAAGTGTCAATGAAGTTAACTGCTTTCTGGTGGGATTGTGTATTTTGTTCTTGTACTGGTTTTTGGTGACACTAAGATTTTTATACTGATTTGGTGAGACCAAAAAGGGGACAAACTGGCCAATGAGATATGTGTgacattgtttttattgtacatgtattttttaatgaattctGTTGGTACTCTTTGCCAAGAACAAATTCACAGTGTGACTGTTAGAGCTGCCCTTTAGATCCCCTAGTGTTTGTACACACTCAAGATCCATagtggcttgttttttttaggcTGGGGTCAATTAAAATGTGCTTATGCAATGCAAATTGGTAAAATTAGCCaaacaatttaaatgttttttttatcatgcaCACTCCTCAACATCCTGTAAAACATGCCTGTCTCACTATCTATAAGctaaactcttctttttttgatttgttGCCAATGAAATCTGCTGTGATTTTGTATTAATCCATTGCATGTATAAAGAGCTACGATCTTCTGTACATTTTAAAACGGTTTAGACACAATTTTGATTTGTCATgcgtttgtatttttatgaagaACATTGTTATCATTTTACAAACCATTTGCGAGccatttatttttgtaagaatttattttctttgatgcTATTATAAAAGACCATTTTTGTAACTGTATACTTCCATAAATTATGTTGTCTAAAAGGTATTGAATTCAGTAAGTAATAAACATTTCTAATTCTCTAAAAGTATTATTGGTAGTAATTTGCTGCTTGAGTTGGAGGTCTGTGCAGTTACAGAAAGCGTCCAGCAGGGAGAGCAGGAAGACCTTGTCAGAGAACTCCGTTGATCCAGCAGACCATCCCAGTGAGTCTGATGTAAGCTGATGCTGCCCTCTCTTGGTAGGTTAAAGCATTTTACAATAATTTACTGGATCCAAATCTATATTTTGTCCCATGTACACTTGATATTACAAACTGTAAAAGTAAACCATTTGCAGTAACCCTGCAGCTCTGTATTCTCACTGGCCGTTCAACTTCGCACAGAGAAAGCAGAATTTATTTAAGAAGAGTTAAAGCTATTTAATGTACCACCAACCTTCTCCAAATGTGAAGGGGTTCTTAGGATTACTTTATGTTAATCAGTATTTTGTTTGCaaaataatgctttattaaagcATTAAATGTACAATTGAGGGCCAGTTACTTAATCGTATAATGAGGGCTAATGCGCACAGTGTTTAGTCTGATGAAAGAAGAGCTTACAGATAAACATCTATGAActttctcatgtcagcctcggACATTTGTTTAAATAAGTTGTAAACAGTCCCCCACTGATGACTACTGCAGATGTTTATGTGTGGTTGTTCGTCCAGTTATTTGCACGTGAGAATGGATGCATTAAGAGGAGACAGAGACCTGCTGAGGAGGGCGAACATTTTAATGGAGGTGAGTACCTCTATTtcctttgtgcatttgtttttagacaacagtgtatataaatataaaacttttaaatcaACTATCAATAGAAATTTTAGTACACGTACATTAAAATGTGACTGCAACCATTTTGACTGAATATTCTAGAAATGCTGAAACCGTTAATCACCAATTTCTGCTCTTGTATGTCAGTTTAAGACCTGATAAATGTAATCAACGGAGCCTCTTCTGCCATTTTAGAAAAACAGGAATGCTGTGAATAATCCAGTTTTCTCCTTTAGTGTCAGTAACAAGTGTGAAGCGGTTAACGGAATAAAAGAAATCAGAGGCTTTAATGACTGTAGGCAAGTGTCAAAGCAACTCACTCTGTTTTTCAAGTTTAATGCAAATGTATTTATAGTCAGTGTGGCCTTCAGTATCAATAATGAGACTAGAATTAAGTATTGTCATTAATGATCTCTCTTTTGATTCATCGTTTAATCTGgaaatttttccaaaaaaatagagaaagaaGTCCTTTCACACAGTTTCTCAGAGTCCATGCTGATGGCTTCTTTTATGTGGCCAACATCAAATGTGTTTGAAACAAAATGTCACCCACAGGAAgaatttgtataatttttgcaaaaatgagtCAGCAATACAAacttcttttgcattttttttttttttagttttggctTCATCATAGAAACATGATTCTTTTAAATGTAACGCTACACAGTCAAATCACTATAGTTTATAatccaacaaaaaacacaaagtcatgAAGTTTTTGACAGCATCTGGGATcatggtcatttttttttgccatttttatgatataacatttaatacaaaaatTCATATCGCTTTGCCcccaaaaacatgtttatcaCCGCCAAGTCTTATTGTGGCAGTCGATTCATTTGGCAAGACAAACATTTGTCACACTGAGCTGCAGTTCACGGCACTAACGCCCAAGAACCACTAAGTACTCTTTTATCTGAGTACCAACAAACACCTCAACCTCTGCACATCAATATTGGAGTACCTTGCATAACAATATCTGCAAATGGggttaaaaatgagaaagaaatcaaaatgaACTACGTCTACCTTTACCAAAGCAAAGGAAACAGTATCTAGTTAGCAGAGATTCATTACAACACTTTACTCAGTGTAGCTTTCTGTTGCATTTGGTTTCCTCTTCCacaaaactatacatttttaaatatattttggcTTAAATCTGGCGCACAGTTGAGGAATACATCTGTTTGGTTTCAGTGGTAATGGTGTTGATCCCTTTACATTTCTCTTTAGCACATGAATAGTTAACTATACAATCTCTGTCTTTAATGTATAAAACATGAGGTAATAATGTTAGACAGGGATGTGACTGTCTAAGGAGCCAGGATGTGTTTGATTACATTAGCTTCATTGCTGCATGGTGGCAATCTCTGCCATGTTCTAGATTATCGTACAGTAAAGAAATAGTTccacattttgggaaatgtgcTTTTTCGATTTCTTGCTGAGAGCCATATGAGAAGATTGATACCACTGACTTGCCTTTATATTATGCCTGAAAGTGGTTTAGTCTTCCCATTTAAccctgcaaaaaataaaaaataaacatatctCCCAAGTTTAAAACTATTCTCGTAATTATATGAAATACAAAATATGTCTTGATCACACAGAATAGAACATACCGCGCTCTTCCTTGTTTTGCAATATGTTGAAATCTTCACAAATACGTTTGGTAACAAAGTCTGTAAATTCAGTCCAGTCCTGGGGTCAtgacagacaaaacattacacGCCTTAGGTATGATCTACACAAAATGTCCAAGCTGTGACAATATAAAGCTCTTCCAGTAAAAGTGGCACTGCTATGGCTTCATTCTGACTAAACAACAGAGCagtgagaacacacacagagcctggGTTCAAAGTGAGTCACATTAGGGGTGATATGGGAGGAGGTAGTAGAGGCACAAGGCCCAATGTCAGTCTGCTTTTTAATGAAAGCCCCGCTCACCTAGAATGAGACAAAGAGAGACCTGATGGAGGTAAGAGCCAAACTAACAAGTGCTGCAACATTTTTATAAAGACAATCATACATTGGGTTTCCCTGAAAGCAGCTTTGGTGTTATATCAACCAGACTTTACAGAGCTTACGTGGGGAAAAAAGGACCCAGTTTATACTGAGAACATTCAGTTTGCACTTGTATGAAATCTTTGTGAGCGCTGATTCCTTCCAGTCTGGTCTCAGTCCGTCTCACTCTGGAGCCCAGCAGGGTTTACTGTCCCGGGGCGTAGGGCCAGCTGATGGAGCTCCCTGATAGCTGCATGTCTCGGATCAGCGTCTCGATGGGCGTCTTGCCCACCAGCCTCATGAAGAAGAGCTGGGAGATGAGGTTGGCTGGCACGGCGCGCAGAGCAGGGAGACGCAGCAGTAAGCGGCCAAAGCGCTGAGGCTGGTTGGGGTACTGCAACCTTTCATACTCCGTCAGGGCAACCTGGGCCTTCTCCTGCAGGGACTCTACATGGGCCGGGTCTGTTAGACCACATGCATCTGCAACACAAAAAATTAGAGGgtgatttttaaatattctcTTTTAAGTTTGTGGCCTCTCTTATGTGAATTTagctgaaatgtttgttttctttaagaaattgacattttggtaaaaatatatttatttgctttcttgctgagCAAAGATTGATTCTACTCCCATATCtgtctgataaatatgaagcaaCAACCACCAGCTAGTTAGCTTATCTTAGCACAAAGACCTGAAATAAGGACAAATGACAAGCCTGGCTCTGTCCAAAGGTGACAAAAGCCACCTACCAGCTAAGCTAAGAAATAGACCCCTCAGAATCCATGTGATCTTCTCATTCTTTCTCTTTAGCTTTTACACAACAGCTTAAACAAGTGGAACATTTGAACATTACTGAGCTCTAGAAGGCTTAGACGTGCTGGAAGGTGGTTTTGTTAGCTTTGAACAcagcccagcaaacctcttcCAGTATTTACGTAAAACTAAGCTATCTATCTTCTTGCTATGGTTTTATATTTAATAGACATTCATGAAAGTGTTGTTGCTCTTCTCACCTAATTCTTAGCAGGATTCATATGTCGAACTATTGCCTCAAAAGTAATTCCTTCTTGTTTGTTCCTGTTCAGTGAGGTCGGAGGTCAAACTCCAAATCACAGAATCCTTGGAGCAAGCAAGTATCTGAGAAACCAGAATCTTGTCTGATACCTCAGACAGATAGCTTTGTTTGGGTTTTCAATAAAGAAGCTTGAGGTCAGTTTACAGTCAAGATATCCacttacagtaacttaaaaGTTGGATAACCTTGTGAAATTCTGCCAAACTTACCAGGCGAGAAGAGTGCAATGGCTTTGAGGCAGCTGTACTCAGCAGAGTCCACCTGCAGCCTGTTCAGCTTGTCCACCTGGTCCTGGAAAACCCTGACCTGGTCCATGAAGGACACCACGCGCTCTGCAGACATGGGAGACGAGTGGAAGCCGGCCGCTGCCAGCAGAGGAGCCATGTGCAGAGGCAGAGCAGACTGAGCTGCATTCAGGATGAACAGCTCGCTCCAGCTCAGCCTCAGCAGCGCCACCTGTGGGATGGACGTTTAGAAAGAGTCACCTCCAGCAGTGAGTATGTGTAGGCCTTTTTGTGTTGCCATGGTAGTTAAAGCACACGAGTTACTAATGagatttgaaatgttttattcatttgtccCAGCCATGACAGTGTGACAGTAATCCAGAGTGCACAGTCGGCTACCAGGACCCTGAAACTGAAGAAGGTAATTCAAATGCAGCCATCATTAGTGTTAATATTTTCACCTTTGCTTTTCCTACTGGGACAAGTCAACATGTCTGCTGGGAGAAAGACCTATTAGAGGtttagaaagattttttttttcaaaaccttGCTTTTTGTGTCTTGGAGGTAGATAGAGGACAATTTCATCTCGTCAGGGGTCTATGAATCTTATACTagaaaaatcactttttaaGTGAATTTTTCTCAGCTCAAGCCCACACTACAGTCACTTCCTGCATGGTTCCTGCTTAATTTTAAGGTGTTGCAAGTGAACATGAGGTAATAGCACTGGCTGAAGTGAGCAAATCTTTATATACATCTGAATTTAAGGGCTTGACTTTAATCATGTCTAGTACGTGCACTCAAATTCAAAATAGTTAAATGATAATGAAGGTAAAGGAGGTAATGCTTTAATCTGGGCAAATAGATGAATCTATGGGGTCTCCACTGGTGAATACACAATGAGCTTATAGCTTTAACTTGTTGTACAGGAACAGTGTTGTTGTAGTATTATGAACTTGAGATTGAatgcacaataaataaatacataaaagtcACCAGGTGTTTCTGCACTGACCTGCTCTGAGACTGGGAGCTCTGGAAAATATGGGATGTTTCTGGCCCACTCAATGGTGCTGAAGAGGAGTCGGGCAGCCAGCTCACAGATGCTGTCAATGCCCATGACGGAGGCTCCGCTGGCAGATGCCTGCATCTGGGCCTGGCTGTACGGGGTCCCGTAGCGGCTGCTGGGGTACGGCTCGGCCCGGAGGAGCTGTGAGATGAGCTCTGACACCGGCTGCCCGTTGAAGTAGTCCGCCCCGATGTGTCCTGGACCTGCACCTCCAACTCCTGCTGCCAGAGAGTTTGGGCTGATCCCTGAGTGAGATGGAGGGATGCGACCTCGCTGGACAGCTGCAGAGAGACAGCAGGAGGACACaaatgctgtgactgaaaaCTCCTGCACTGCTGCTTCGCTTGAAAGAGAAATCCACAGAtccaaaaatgcatgttttattgAAGTGGCAGACCTGTATACAGGCATCTGTATTCTGTATGTACAGGATATATGGACAGGTTCAACAGGGAGTGTTGCTTAaggttttgaacattttttgctgaCTTTTAACAATATGCACTTGTTCAATGACTTGTTGAAGGACCACGGAGGACCATGTTGAATGTGATTGAAACTACTTAAAACAAGAGTTTCCAGTGTTttgaaaaagcagcacaactACAGCAATAAGTGTAAAGATCAGTTTGACtcattaaattatacattttcatgatgaaaagaaaggaaagcaTGTAGTTTGCATGTAAAGTCCCTTTAGGTTTTTTCCATCTCCCATTTGAAAATTTATCAGGGCAGATAATGAACATTACCAATACGGTCTGAATGGCTTAATTGTTGGACCTTAATCTCACTGCCATAATCATATATTAGTTGTTGAAATAGTCTGCGCACATGTAGCACCTTTTTAACCTTCACCATGTTTGACAAAGTCATCACCTCCCCATTGGAAAAATCTCTAAACCTGCTGCAGGTTGTTGAAGTTCTCAgtaattgtgacattttattccctCTGCGGCTGTCAATTGTTGATGGAAGCAACCGGAGTGTTAAAAGCTGcaaatgaagtaaaatgaaGACGAAATAATTATAATTGCCAAGAAGGTTTAGATTCTTTGGAagatattaaaagaaaaagaaacatttcaatcaTATTTAGATGAGAGAGATTTGTTTTAGTGTAGATCTGTATAAAAGTAgttctttttaattaattggAGAGATTTTTGTTCTTATGATAAAATACAAGGGAGATAAATGAGGATGCCTTGTAATAAATGTCCAAAGAGGCTGTATGAAAATTCCTGGagttttatccatccatccatccattctctatacaccgctttatcctcactagggtcgcgtggggtgctggagcctatctcagctgactcgggcgaaggcaggggacaccctggacaggtcgccagtctgtcgcaggacaGTTGGAGTTTTAgcgaagctaaaaaaaaaaaacagcacaaccgtCCCCAGCActattaatattttctttgacatcttctcttgatttatatatacatatatgtatatatatgtcagggtagagactgcgatttggtagaattggagtttctaccggtagagattgcgattggagtctctaccagtagagactgcgatcgcaatctctaccagtagaaactccaatcctaccagtagagatttgtcagggctaaggttagacttttaaggttagggtcaggggtcagggcaggggtcagatttaaagttccatctctactggtaggattggagtttctactggtagagattacaatcgcaaactctactggtagagactccaatcgcaatctctactggtagaaactcca
This region of Acanthochromis polyacanthus isolate Apoly-LR-REF ecotype Palm Island chromosome 4, KAUST_Apoly_ChrSc, whole genome shotgun sequence genomic DNA includes:
- the LOC110956197 gene encoding nuclear receptor subfamily 2 group F member 6-like, which encodes MAMVSGGWGNPNGDTNGLGEKAYLRREEEDGSPQAGSSDVDVGDEDKACVVDCVVCGDKSSGKHYGVFTCEGCKSFFKRSIRRNLSYSCRSNRECQIDQHHRNQCQYCRLKKCFRVGMRKEAVQRGRIPPSHSGISPNSLAAGVGGAGPGHIGADYFNGQPVSELISQLLRAEPYPSSRYGTPYSQAQMQASASGASVMGIDSICELAARLLFSTIEWARNIPYFPELPVSEQVALLRLSWSELFILNAAQSALPLHMAPLLAAAGFHSSPMSAERVVSFMDQVRVFQDQVDKLNRLQVDSAEYSCLKAIALFSPDACGLTDPAHVESLQEKAQVALTEYERLQYPNQPQRFGRLLLRLPALRAVPANLISQLFFMRLVGKTPIETLIRDMQLSGSSISWPYAPGQ